The Nitrospiraceae bacterium genome segment CGTTCGATCAGTTAGAAGATGGCATGGAAGTCGTCCTCAACATCGAAGAGGGAAAAGAAGGACTTCAAGCCACCGCCGTTCATCCTCTCCCCGTTATTCGGATGCAAGACTGATCATGACTGTCGACAAGTTCAAGCTCCCCGTATCGATGCTCTCGCCCGCCGTCGACCCAGGACGGCTGGGGTTCGAAGACACTAGTGAGTTGGAGCCGCTGAGCGAGACCATCGGACAAGCGCGAGCCGTCGAGGCCCTGGAGTTCGGGCTGCAGATGAAAAGCGCAGGATTCAATATCTACGTGTCCGGTCCGCTCGGCACCGGCAAGGGCACCTTGGTCCGACAGATGGTCAAACGAATGGCGGAAATCGGCACAGCACCCCCCGACTGGTGTTACGTCAACAATTTCCAGGACCCCTCCCGCCCCCAGTGCCTCTCATTTCCAGCCGGACAGGGCTGTGCATTCAAGCGGGAAATGGCCGCTTTCGTTGAGGGTCTACGGAACGACATCCCCGCTGCATTCGAGAGCAAACCGTATCTCGACGAGAAAGCCAAGATCACGGAGGAGACCGAGTCGAAGAAGAAATCGCTTTTCCACGATCTGACGAAGTTGAGCCTCGCCCGAGGATTCGGGTTCGAGGAAACTCCGATGGGATTTGGACTCGCCCCCCTCAAAGACGGACATCCAATGACAGAGGAGGAGATGGAGGCCTTGACTGAGCAACAACAGAAGGAGCTCTCCGAACAACGCAAATCCCTGGAAAGCGAGATCCGCGAATTCCATGTCCGCATCCATGCCGTAGAGAAAGACGCCGATCAACGTAAGCGCCAGCTCGATCGCCAACTCGTCGCCAAGGTGATGCAGGGCCGTTATGAAACGCTCCGCCGTTCCTATCCGGATCACACGGAGGCGCTCTCGTACCTTGAGCGAGTTCAGCAGGATGTCGTCCATCACTACAAAGATTTTCTTCCGCGCGAAGGGCCGGCGCTGACCATTCCAGGATTTGAGCCGTTCCGTCGCGCGGACATGACACGGTATGAGGTGAATGTGATCGTCGACCACGACCCAAAGCACGGAGCCCCGGTGATCGACGAATCGCACCCGACCTATACGAATCTGATCGGAAAGATCGAACGCCGGGCTCACATGGGCGTGATGTATACGGACTTTACCGAGATCCGGGCCGGAGCCCTGCTCCACGCCAACGGCGGCTATCTAATCCTGAACGCCATGGACCTGCTCCGTCAGCCCTTCTCCTGGGATGCGTTGAAGCGAGCGATCAAGACCGGCGAGGCGAAAATCGAAGATCCTGGTGAGTTCTACGGTTTCTCCACCGCAGGACTGAGGCCTGAGCCGATTCCCGTTCAAGTCAAAGTCATTCTCGTCGGACATCCTCTGCTGTTTCACCTCTTACAGGCATATGAAGAAGACTTTCCCAAGATTTTCAAGGTCAAGGCGGACTTTGACGTCGAAGTCGACCGGAACGATCGCCTCGACCGCCAGTATGCCAACTTCATCGCGAAACTTTGCCGTGAAGAAGGTCTGCCTCACTTCGGCGCGGATGCCGTCGCGGAAGTGATTCGTCAGGGTGTTCGGTTCGCCGATCGTCATGATCGCCTGTCACTCCGCTTCAGCCTCGTGAGCGATTTAATCCGAGAAGCGGGCTACTGGGCCAAGAAAAGCGGGCATTCGTTCGCCACGCGCGGCGATGTCGAGACCGCGGCTGCACATAAACGTCATCGGTCGAACTTGGTGGAACACTGGGTTCAGGACGAGATCCGCGAGGGCACCGTGATGGTGGATCTGGACGGAGAGGTCGTAGGCCAAGTGAACGGGCTCTCAGTGCATCAACTCGGCGACTACGCCTTCGGCCGGCCGACCAGGATTACCGCCCGCACCTATGTCGGAACGAAGGGCGTCATCGATATCCAACGCGAAGCCGAGCTCGCCGGTCACGTTCACAGCAAGGGTGTGATGACCTTAGCCGGCTACCTCGCCGGAAAGTTCGCCGGGACTCATCCCTTTGCCTTATCGGCGACGCTCACGTTCGAGCAAACCTATTCGGAAGTGGAAGGAGACAGTGCGGCCGTCGCAGAACTGGCCGCCATTCTTTCCAGTCTCGCCGATCTTCCCATTCGACAATGGTTGGCGGTCACGGGTTCCGTCAACCAATTGGGCGAGGTCCAGCCGATCGGCGGAGTGAACGAGAAAATCGAAGGGTTCTTCGAGTCTTGTGCGGGACGAGGGCTTACGGGAAAACAAGGCGTTATTATTCCCGCCCGCAACACCAAGCACCTTGCACTGCGACGTGATGTCGTGGAAGCGGTGGAATCCGGACGATTCACGGTCTATGGGGTGAATACGATTGAGGAGGCCATCGAACTGCTGACTGGCCTTCCCGCCGGCCAGCGAGGTCTCGAAGGAGAATATCCGTCCGACACAGTCTACGGGCGGGCGGCACAGCGGCTCGTGGAACTCGCGCAGGCCGTCGCCGAGTGGAGCGACAGCGAATCGAAATCGGAAGGACACATCATCCGCGAGCCCTAGACATTATTGATCCACGATTGAGGCACCACATGCCCATGTACGACTACAAATGCTTGGACTGCGGGAAAGAATCCTTGGTTGTGCTGACGCTGAAAGAACACGAACGGGGTGAGGTAACCTGCCCGGCCTGCGGCAGTAAAAAGATGAAACAACTCTATACTCCGTTCATCGCCCATACGACGAAGAAAAGCTAGGAGTCGCTCATGCGCGTTTTTTATTCCGCCATACCGGCCGTCATCGTCTTCATGATAGGTCTGACCGCTGCGCTACGGCCTTCGCTCCTCCACGGTCAAGACTTTCCTTCCGACATGGCTCGCGGCAAAGCCGTCTATGAACGACATTGTCAGCGCTGTCATGGCGCAGGTGGATGGGGCGACGGACCGGAGGCGGCGGAGCTTAAAGTCCGGCCGGCGAACTTTCATGCGTTTCGGTCGTTCCTCAAATCAGACGAGGAGTTGCTCCGGACCATCGAGCACGGCGTCGTGTTCAGTCCCATGCATGCGTGGCGAGGCCAGTTGAGCGACGGAGAAATGCAGGACGTGGTGGCCTACATCAGGTTGCTTTCGCAGCAAGGGCGGTGACAGTATTGAATGACGGGATGGACCGGAGCACGCCTATCGTATGGAGCCCCTCACTGCCGGCGATGCGTTGCTGATTGCCGATATCCAGAACGACTTTCTCCCTGGTGGAGCGTTGGGCATCAGCGGCGGGGACGAGATCATTCCCGCATTATTGACCTATATTCATCGATTCCATTCGAGAGCGCTCCCGATTTTTCTGTCGCGCGATTGGCACCCGCCCAACCACTGCTCGTTTCGGAATCGCGGAGGACCATGGCCGATCCATTGCGTGGCCGGATCGCCCGGATCACTCCCCCCACAGACGTTTGAAGCACCGTGCTCAGCTGTCATCATCTACAAGGCGATCGATGCGGACCAGGAGGCCTATTCGGCCTTTCACAACACCCCATTACAACGCCACTTGCGCGCGATCGGTGTGCACCGCCTGTTCATCGGAGGACTGGCCACCGACTATTGTGTGCTGAACACGGTCAAAGACGCTCGCGCCTTGGGCTACGACGTCGGCCTGCTGATGGACGGTGTCAAAGCGGTCAACCTCCGGACGGACGACGGCCAAAAGGCCGAGCAGGAAATGATCCGCCTCGGTGCAGTACCGATCCGGCTGGAGAACCTTCCGGCATGAATCCCTCCACGAGCGCGCTCCTGACCGATCTCTATCAACTCACGATGGTTCAAGCCTATCTCGACCGCGAGATGGAGGAAGAAGCCGTCTTCGAGTTTTTCGTGCGACGACTCCCGCCCAATCGGCAGTTTCTCATCGCCGCCGGCCTGGAGCAGGTGCTGGCATTCCTGTCCGACCTGCACGTCACCTCGGAGGAATTGTCCTGGCTCGAGCAGACGGGTCGCTTCTCACCGAAACTCCTCCGCTATCTCGAAACGCTACGATTCACCGGCGGCGTAGATGCCATGCCGGAGGGCACGCTCTTCTTCCCGAACGAGCCGATTCTCCGAGTCGTCGCACCGATCCCTCTGGCCCAGCTGGTCGAAACTCGCATCATGAATCTGCTTAACTTTCAGACGTTGATCGCCTCGAAGGCCGTACGATCCGTGCTGGTTGCAGGGGGGAAGCCGATCATCGATTTTGGACTGAGACGAGCCCACGGCGCCGAAGCAGGACTCCTCGCCGCCCGCGCGAGCTACCTCGCTGGTTTCGCCGGAACCGCCACAGTGCTCGCCGGAATGGAGTACGGGATTCCGATCTACGGCACCATGGCCCATTCGTTTGTCCAGGCGCACAAGGATGAGACGACTGCATTCGAGCATTTTGCCCACGCGCAGCCGGACAACGTGGTGCTTCTCATCGACACCTATGACACGGAAGCTGCCGCGCACCGAGTGGTGGCACTCGCGCCGGAATTGAAGAAAAAGGGCATCCCTGTCAAAGGTGTGCGATTGGACAGTGGCGATCTGGCCGACCATGCGAGAAAAGTTCGACGTATCCTGGACGAGGGCGGACTTCGTGAGGCTCAGATTCTTGCGAGTGGCAATCTCGACGAGTACCGACTGCAGGCACTCGTGGGAACTGGAGCA includes the following:
- a CDS encoding ATP-binding protein, whose translation is MTVDKFKLPVSMLSPAVDPGRLGFEDTSELEPLSETIGQARAVEALEFGLQMKSAGFNIYVSGPLGTGKGTLVRQMVKRMAEIGTAPPDWCYVNNFQDPSRPQCLSFPAGQGCAFKREMAAFVEGLRNDIPAAFESKPYLDEKAKITEETESKKKSLFHDLTKLSLARGFGFEETPMGFGLAPLKDGHPMTEEEMEALTEQQQKELSEQRKSLESEIREFHVRIHAVEKDADQRKRQLDRQLVAKVMQGRYETLRRSYPDHTEALSYLERVQQDVVHHYKDFLPREGPALTIPGFEPFRRADMTRYEVNVIVDHDPKHGAPVIDESHPTYTNLIGKIERRAHMGVMYTDFTEIRAGALLHANGGYLILNAMDLLRQPFSWDALKRAIKTGEAKIEDPGEFYGFSTAGLRPEPIPVQVKVILVGHPLLFHLLQAYEEDFPKIFKVKADFDVEVDRNDRLDRQYANFIAKLCREEGLPHFGADAVAEVIRQGVRFADRHDRLSLRFSLVSDLIREAGYWAKKSGHSFATRGDVETAAAHKRHRSNLVEHWVQDEIREGTVMVDLDGEVVGQVNGLSVHQLGDYAFGRPTRITARTYVGTKGVIDIQREAELAGHVHSKGVMTLAGYLAGKFAGTHPFALSATLTFEQTYSEVEGDSAAVAELAAILSSLADLPIRQWLAVTGSVNQLGEVQPIGGVNEKIEGFFESCAGRGLTGKQGVIIPARNTKHLALRRDVVEAVESGRFTVYGVNTIEEAIELLTGLPAGQRGLEGEYPSDTVYGRAAQRLVELAQAVAEWSDSESKSEGHIIREP
- a CDS encoding FmdB family zinc ribbon protein, whose translation is MPMYDYKCLDCGKESLVVLTLKEHERGEVTCPACGSKKMKQLYTPFIAHTTKKS
- a CDS encoding nicotinate phosphoribosyltransferase gives rise to the protein MNPSTSALLTDLYQLTMVQAYLDREMEEEAVFEFFVRRLPPNRQFLIAAGLEQVLAFLSDLHVTSEELSWLEQTGRFSPKLLRYLETLRFTGGVDAMPEGTLFFPNEPILRVVAPIPLAQLVETRIMNLLNFQTLIASKAVRSVLVAGGKPIIDFGLRRAHGAEAGLLAARASYLAGFAGTATVLAGMEYGIPIYGTMAHSFVQAHKDETTAFEHFAHAQPDNVVLLIDTYDTEAAAHRVVALAPELKKKGIPVKGVRLDSGDLADHARKVRRILDEGGLREAQILASGNLDEYRLQALVGTGAPIDSFAVGTAMTTSSDAPSLDCAYKLQEYAGRPCRKRSEGKATWPGRKQVYRQYSDNRHLGHDVVTTLNDPQTGEPLLQPVMKAGHCISPSPALPEIRHQVQVQLTQLPDQLRRLEAGAPYEVQISQALQSLAERVDQCV
- a CDS encoding c-type cytochrome, encoding MRVFYSAIPAVIVFMIGLTAALRPSLLHGQDFPSDMARGKAVYERHCQRCHGAGGWGDGPEAAELKVRPANFHAFRSFLKSDEELLRTIEHGVVFSPMHAWRGQLSDGEMQDVVAYIRLLSQQGR
- a CDS encoding isochorismatase family protein codes for the protein MEPLTAGDALLIADIQNDFLPGGALGISGGDEIIPALLTYIHRFHSRALPIFLSRDWHPPNHCSFRNRGGPWPIHCVAGSPGSLPPQTFEAPCSAVIIYKAIDADQEAYSAFHNTPLQRHLRAIGVHRLFIGGLATDYCVLNTVKDARALGYDVGLLMDGVKAVNLRTDDGQKAEQEMIRLGAVPIRLENLPA